The Archangium primigenium genomic interval CGGCGAACAGGTCCTCGTGCTCCTCCACCAGGGTGCCGAGCAGCGCGTGGCTCGCCTCCACCAGGTCCAGGGCGTCCGGGTTCGCCTTGCCGGCGAAGCGGCCATACCCCTCGTCCAGCGCCCGCGCGAGCCGGGTGTCGAGCGGCAGGGTGGCGTCCTCCAGCACGGCCGAGGCGGTACGCAGGGTGCTGTCGAGGAACTGGCGGATGGAGGCCCGGAACAGCTCCTCCTTGGTGGAGAAGTGAAGGTAGAGGCCCTGCCGGGAGATCTGCGCGGCCCGGGCCACCTCGTCCATGGAGGTCTTGCGGTAGCCATGGCGCACGAACACGCCCATGGCCGTGTCGAGCAGCGCGCGCCTGCGCGAGTCTTCCCCGGAAACGTCAGCCATATGGACAAGGTTGACAGCATGGGCCCATGTTGTCAACCTGGGCCAGGGGACGCCGGCCCCTCGCTCCGAGGCGAGGAGCCGCCGCCTCGTCGCCCCGTGACGCGGTGTCCGAAAAGGAGGGATCCCTCGAAAACGGACACGACTCGCAACGGAAGCGCGGACCGAGCCGCTTTGCGGCGATGAGACCGCAAAGCAGAGGAATGTTCGTCTTCTCAAAGTGGACGCTGTGGCTCGCCATCGAGCAGACGTCGAAGCAGACGTCCATTCTTGTCAATGGCATAGGTCGCGCCAGAGTCCAGCGAATGGAACTTCTCTCCACAGCTCGCGGGATTGTAGTCAATCCTCACGAAGACGATGTCTCCCTTTTGGATCGTCTGGTAGGTGTGCGAAGCCTGCTTGTCCCAACAAGCCTCGTCGGCGCGGTCGCGCCCCAGGAAATCATCCGCCGCGACCCGGATCGCCTGGAGCACCACGCCGTCCGTCACTACCTTGGCCTCAGAGGCGTTGAAGCGTGGCAATACGAGGGTCAGGTCCTGTGATTCTGGCCGCTCCCCGGTCACCGCGCAGTCGCAGCCGAGGAGCCTTCCGATGTGGGCACAGCCCGAGAGCATCAGGGTCGACAGGAGGGCGACGGAGAGGTTCTTCATGGACGCACCCCTATCTCTCTTCGTAGAGGATGTCGAAGTCATCGCCCACCCACTCCACCCGGCCATATTCTTCGTCCTTCCACGCGCCTCCATCTCCCACGGACCACTTCAGCAACTGTCTGGTCAAGGGAATATACTGGAAGAATCCGTCGCAGGTCGGATTGCCTCGCTCCGAGCGAGAATAGAACGCGACAATGGAAAGAGGCACCTGTCGGCCTTGAGCCTCCGCGGAGAAGCCGTGAACCGCGCCCTGCTCGACGATGAACCGGATGTCATTGCGCGAGATTTCTCCTTCATAGGGATGGTTGTGAATAACGAACATGTACTGGATTTCCTCGGCACGATAGCGTGGATCCGACACGGTCGAGGGGAGGCTGCACTGACGTCTCCGCGCGTCGTCTTGAACGGCGCTCACCGCCAGCATGCTCATCTCATACATTCCATCGGGCGTGTGGTAGATCCACGCGCAGTACTCGCTCGACGTGCGCCAGTAGAGTTCAAAGTTCGGAGAGTCCGGCCGACCCGCGATGGCATTGGGCAGTCCGAGGACCCGAGGACACGCCGCCATCAGTGCGTCCTGACGTGACCGAAAGGGGCCGAAGCCGGGCATGGGCCCGGGGATGACCTCCAGTCGTTCACCCGGACGAGGTTGGACGACCCCTGGAATGGCTGGAGAGGCGCATCCCAACAAAAGCAGGTGCGATAGGCACCATCGCCATCGGGCGCTCATGAGGATTCCTCAGCCAGTCGCGTGACTTGATGTCCGCCCCGCACGCTACCACGGAGCCTGGGTCTTCACGCCCCGTGCACCCGAGGGGGGCCGACCCATTTGTCACTGGCGGCCGGGTCCTCCGACCGTTAGGCAGGGCGGGCGCATGCGTACCACCCACCGCCCCCTCACCACGCTCGCCCTCGCCCTCTGCCTCTTCATGGCCGCCCTGGAGATGACCGTCATCTCCACCGCCATGCCCACCGTGGTCAGCGATCTCGGAGGCCTGCACCACTACGCCTGGGTCTTCACCGCGTACATGCTCGCCTCCACCATCACCGTGCCGCTCTACGGCAAGCTCGCGGACCTCCACGGCCGCAAGCCCATCCTCCTCTTCGGCATCGGCCTGTTCCTCGTGGGCTCCATCGCCAGCGGGCTCGCCACGTCGATGAGCATGCTCATCGCCTTTCGCGTGCTCCAGGGTCTGGGCGCGGGCGCCATGCAGCCCGTCTCCCTCACCATCATCGGGGACATCTACACGCTCGAGCAGCGCGCCCGCGTCCAGGGGGCCTTCAGCGCCGTGTGGGGCATCGCCGGCCTCATCGGGCCCCTCACCGGGGGCCTCATCGTGAAGTACCTCACCTGGCACTGGATCTTCTTCATCAACGTGCCCATCGGCCTGGGCGCCGCGGCGCTGCTCGTGTCCCGCTTCCACGAGAGCATCACCCCGACGAAGCGCGCCATCGACATCCCCGGCGCGCTGCTGCTGTCGGCCACCGTGGTGGCCCTGCTCTTCGGCGTGCAGGGCCTGGGCCTCAACCTGCTCGCCCTGCCCGTGGCGCTCGTGTTCCTCGCCGTCTTCGTGCGCGTCGAGCAGCACGCCGTGGAGCCCATCCTCCCCCTGTCCCTCTTCCGCATCCGCGCCATCGCCGTGTCCTCCACCGCGGGCGCGCTCTTCTCCGCGGCCCAGTTCGGCGCCACCACCTATGTGCCCCTCTACGTGCAGGGGGTGCTCGGGGGCTCGCCCACGCTCGCGGGCGGGATGATCACCCCCATGATCGTGGGCTGGCCGCTGGCGAGCCTCGTGGCGGGCAAGCTCATCCTCAAGACGGGCTTCCGGCCGCTCATCGTCTCGGGGCTGGGCATGTCGGCCGTGGGCACCACGCTCATGGCGCTCTTGCTCAAGCCGGGCGCGTCCATCCTCGTGCCGCAGCTCGCCATGGGGCTGTTCGGCATGGGCCTGGGGTTCGCCTCCACCGCGCTGCTCATCGCCGTGCAGACGAGCGTGGGCTGGGAGCTCAGGGGCGTGGCCACCGCGAGCAACATGTTCTTTCGCACCATCGGCGGCGCCGTCGGCGTGGGGCTCATGGGCGGCGTCATGGTGCACGCGCTCTTGCGTGACGCGCGCATCCCCGCCTCCGCCGCCAATGACCTGCTCGGCCCCGAGCATGGCCGGGGGCTGGCTCCCGAGGTGCTGCGCTCGCTCGGCGACTCGCTCGGCTCCGGCCTGGCCATCAATTTCTGGCTCATCTGTGCCTCGGCGGTGCTCGCCTTCGGCGCCGGGCTGTTCTTTCCCCGCACCCGGAACACGACACTCCCCGTCCCGCCTCCGCCGGATGTGATGGCCTCGCACTGAGAAGCCCCCCCTTGTTGCCGGGCAACACGGGATGCAAGGGTTTGCCGGGCGGCCAACGGACTGACACTCCACGAAGGCGCGCGCGTGGAGGCTGGCCAACGCGCTCGCGGATTCCCTCTCCTTGCGTTGGAGCCTTTTCCACAGTGAGGTTATTTCGTTTTATCAGGATTAACGCGTCTATGTATTGATGGGGGACCGGCCGGAGACGGGCTGGGACGGGCGCGGCGGGGCCCGTCGCGTGGGGGGAGCACCATGGACACGAAGCGCATCATCCACGGGAGCATCCGTGGAGGTTTGATGGCGTTGGCGCTGGTCGGATGTGGGCGCACGGGCGCCGAGGAGCCACGGTCCCAGGCCCTCGCGGATCAGGCGCTCGCCAACCGCTGCGAGGCCACGCCTCCCCCCGGCGCCCCCTTCCAACCCGAGCTGGAGTGGGCCTGGACGGGCGGCGGGGTCTTTCCCAATCACACCAACGTGATCATGACGCCCGTGGTGGTGGACACCAATGGGGATGGCGTGCCCGACGTCGTCTTCAACTCCTACGAGGGGGAGAACTTCACGAGCAAGGGCATCCTCCGCGCGATCGACGGGGCCACGGGCCGCGAGTTGTGGGCGGTGACGGACCCGGCCCACCGCGTGCGGGGCGTGTCGAACATCGCCGCGGGCGACATCGACGGAGATGGCCGGGTGGAAATCTGCACCGTGCATGAGAGCGGGCAGGCGCTCTTGTGTTTCGAGCACGACGGCACGTTCAAGTTCCGCACCTCGCAGCCGGGCAACAACTGGGGCGGCCCGTCGCTGGCGGACCTCGACGGGGACGGGCAGGTGGAGATCCTCAACGGCCACGCGGTGTTCTCCGCCACGGGCATGCTCAAGTGGCTGGGCGTGGATGGCGCGGGCGGCCCCACCACCGGGCCCATCTCCTTCGCCACGGACATCGACGGGGACGGCGTGCTCGAGGTCGTCAACGGCCGCTCCATCTACCGCGCGGATGGTCGGCTCAAGTGCTCCAACCCCTTCGTCGGCCATGGGCTCGCGGGCGTGGGGGACTTCGATGGGGACCCCGCCGGCGAGGTGGTGGTGGTGTGGAGCGGCTTCGTGTCCCTGATGGATGACGACTGCGCGCTGCTCTGGACGGTGCCCATTCCCGGGGGCGGCGTGGGCGGGGCGCCGACGATCGCCGACATGGACGGCGATGGCTCACCCGAGGTGGGGGTGTCCGGCACGGATCGCTACACCGTCTTCACGGCCCAGGGCCAGGTGAAGTGGACGAGCCCCACGCGCGATCACAGCTCCAGCCGCACGAGCTCCGCCGCGTTCGACTTCGACGGGGATGGCAAGGCGGAGGTGGTGTACGCGGACGAGCAGCGGCTGCGCATCCACGACGGCACCACCGGGGCGGTGCGGATGGAGGTGCCCCACAGCTCGTGCACGAGCTACGAGAACCCGGTGGTCGCGGACGTGGATGGGGACGGCAACGCGGAGCTGCTCGTGGCGCAGAACACCACCTGCGGCCTGGGGGACCACGCGGGCCTGCGCCTGTACCGCGAGCGGCGCGACCGTTGGGTGAACACCCGGGGCCTGTGGAACCAGCACGCCTACTCGGTCGTCCACATCAACGACGATGGCACCCTGCCCGTGCGCCCCGTGAGCCCCTGGCTCCGGGGCTTCAACGCGTTTCGCGCCAACAGCCAGGGCGCCCCGGGCCTCTCGCCGCTCGCGGCGCCGGACGTGATGATGGTGGAGGGGGTGAAGTCCTCGTGCGACCCCACCACGCTCGGGCTGACGCTGAGCGCGTGGGTGCGCAACGTGGGGGACGCGGCCACGTCCGCGGGCCTGCCGGTGGCCTTCTACCAGGGAGACCCCGACGCGGGCGGCACCCTGCTCGGCACGGGCACGGTGGCCACGCGGCTCCTGCCGGGGGCGGAGGCCCGGGTGGAGACGCGGCTCGCCCGGGTGCCGGGCCTGCGCGCCAAGGTGTGGGCCGTGGCGGATGACACGGGCACGGGCACGGGCCGGGAGCACGAGTGCGAGGAGCGCAACAACACCACCGTCAACGAGGTGAGCCTGCAGTGCGCGCCCTCGGCCTCGGCGCTGTGGACGCTCACCGCCTCCATGCGCCGGCCCCGGCTGCAGCACACCGCCACCCGGCTCGCCGATGGCCGGGTGCTCGTCACCGGTGGCTTCGACGCCTCCTCGGAGCTGTATGATCCCGTGGCGCGCACGTGGGCCCCCACGGGCGCCACGCTCACGCCCCACCGGGGCCACACCGCCACCCGGCTCGCCGACGGCACCGTGCTGCTCGTGGGCGGAGGCCAGGAGGCCTTCACGCTCGTGCACGCCGAGCTGTACACCCCGGCGAGCGGCACCTGGAAGGCCACCGCCTCGCCGCGCGCCCTGCGCTACCACCACACCGCCACGCGGCTCGCGGACGGCCGGGTGCTCGTCACCGGGGGCCTGAGCGGCGAGTACGGCGGCGCGCCCCTCGCGGCGGCGGAGCTGTATGACCCGGCCACCCAGACGTGGAGCCCCGCGGGCGAGGCCGGCACCCCGCGCGGCCACCACACCGCGAGCCCGCTCGCCGATGGCACCGTGCTGCTCGTGGGCGGCGTGGACGCGGCGGGCCGGGCGCTCGCCTCGGCGGAGCTGTACGACCCCGCCACGGGCCGCTTCACCCCCGTGCCGGGCCCGCGCCTGGGCCGGGCCCACCACACCGCCACGGTGCTGCCCGACGGGCGGGTGCTCGTGGTGGGGGGCACGGAGCTGGGCGCGAGCGGCCCGTCGCTCACCGAGCTGTACGACCCCGCGAGCCGCGCCTGGGCTCCGGCGGGGGCGAGCCGCACGGCGCGGCGCGACCACGTGGCGCACGTGCTGCCCACGGGCCGGGTGCTGGTGACGGGCGGCTACCACGAGTCCGCGGGCATCCTCACCGCGTCCGAGCTGTACGAGCCCGCGCGCGGGCTGTGGAGCGACACCGCGCCCTTGCACGTGGATCGCTACCAGCCCGCGGCGGTGCCCCTGGAGGATGGCACCGTGTTGGTGGTGGGCGGGGTGAGCAACGCGAGCCCCGCCTCGGCCGAGTTCTACACGCCCTGAGGCCCGGGGCTCACTCGCCCGTGCGAGGCGTGGTGGCCTCGCACAGGTGCTCGATGAAGTCGGGCAGGAGCTGGGCGGAGAGCACCCAGATGCGGCCCTCGCCCAGGTCGCGCAGGCCGGCGCGCTCGGTGTAGCCGGTGGCCTTCTCCTCGGCGTAGTGGATGAAGGCGTCCAGGCCGCGCGCGCGGTACCAGGCCGCGGCGCCGGCGAGCAGCGCCAGCATCGCGTCCTGGGCCTCGGGCGAGCCAGCGTCCTCGAGCGGGATGATGCGCAGGCCGTTGAGCACGTGGAAGAGGTTGAGCCCCGCGTGCGCCGACTCCATCACCCCCACGGCGATGGCCCGGCCGTCCTTGCGCGCCACGAGCACCCGCCGCTCGCGCTCGAGCCGCGCCTCGCTCCACTGGCCCTTGAGCCGCGCCAGGTCCAGGCGCTCGGGCACCAGGTCCAACGCCTCGCGGTAGGCCTGGGGCCGGGTGCGCTCGAGCCGCTCGAACATGGCGCGCAGGTCCTCGGCCGTGGCCTCCTCCAGGCGGAAGCCCTCGGGCACGTGCCAGTCCTTCCGGGCGTCCGCCTCCATGAGCCGGAAGGGCAGGACGCACGCCTGGCCGGTGTGCTGGTACCACTCGGCGAAGTCGAGCGCGGTGAAGCGCACCCAGCGCACGTTCGCCTCGCAGTAGGCGAGGAACCACTTCACCTCGGGATCCGTCTGCGCGGGCTCGAAGCCGCGCAGGTAGATGTCGCGCAGGGCCTCGCGCGCGGTGCCGCGGCAGCGCTCGTCGGGCGGCTGGTGCCGGGCGAGGTGGTGCGCCATCCAGCTGCCGGAGTAGGGCTTGAGCCAGGACAGGCTCGCCTCCACCGTCTCGCTGCCGGGGATGGGGCGCACCACGCGGTAGCCCACCCGGGGCCGGCGGTGCAGCCGGGCGTGGGCCTCGCGGTACTCGTCCTGCATGCGCTTGAAGTCCTCGGGGCTCTTGCCGGACAGGCGGAAGTAGCCCGAGCGCTCGAAGAGGTTCCACGTGCCCTTGTCCCAGGCGCCCGCCACGCGGGTGTTGGGGTGGCTCAGCTCCTCCACGAGCGCGCGCCAGTCGGCCGTGTCCTCCTCGCGCGCCTCCACCTTCATGCCGCAGCGGCGCAGGGAGGCGGTGCCGGAGATGTTGCGCACCTCGCCCTTGAGGCGCACGGGCCGCCCACCGGGCAGGCTCACCTCCAGCTCGGGCAGCACGAGCCCCGGGTAGAGCAAGTCCTCCCCCGGCTCGGTGGCGAAGGACAGGCCCTCGTAGGAGATGTCCATGAGCTCGCGCTCCACGCGCACCTGGGGCCAGAGCGGGTGGGCGAAGCGCGCCACGCACCCGCCCCAGGCCGCGGCGCGCCGCAGCCGCCGGTGGCGGTAGCGCACGAGCTCGCGCGGCATGGGCACGCTCCAGAGCCCATCGTCATAGTGCGCCTCGTGCACGGGGAAGTGCATGACGGAGGAGAAGCCGAACACCTCCAGCATGAAGGGCCGGGGCGGCAGCACGCCGCCGCGCACCTCCCACGCCACGCGCCCGTCGTACTTGTCGAAGAGCGCCGCGCTCAGCTCCACGTCCCCCGCCTCCGAGCGCGCCATGCCCCGGCAGCGCCGCGCGGTGAGCGCCTCGAAGATGCGGCCGATGCGGTCGGGCCGCGTGATGTGCTCCTTCCAGATGGGCGAGGCGTGGGGCGTCTCCAGCTGCCCCTGATCACGCCAGCCCTCGAGCATGGACACGATGTGCCGGCCCTGGGCGAGCGGCGGCGCCACGAAACGCAGGCTCAACTCCGGCAGCGCCTCGGGCGCCGTCGGGACATGCACGTTCACCACCTCGGCCCGCAGGCACGTGGCCTCCCTCCCCACCCCCAACATGACGTTGGCCCGCTGCCCCGGCCTGAGCGCCGTGGGCTTCTGCAGACACACCGTCAAATGCTCCGGCGACAACTGCACCAGCCTGCCCGCCGGCAGCACCTCACCTTCCACGGAAGCTACCGCCGCCAACCCTGCGCTCATTCGGTAGCCCAGGACGCTCTCTCGGGCTCGCATGCGCTCCGCCTTCTTCGTCGCCATGGGGAACTCCGCCTTCGGATTCCGCCAATGTGGACACACGACCCAACCTGTGCAGCACCACCGGAAGGCGCGACGGGGGCGAAGCGTTGCGCACCAACCCACGCCCGTCCGGATGACCACTGCCCGACACTTCCCCCTCCCCCGGGACAGCTCTTGCCCCGACCCCCCCCGCGCCGCAGGACAGGGCCTCTCCAGCTCTCCTGGAATTTTACTCTGACTCTTGAGAATGGGAAAAAAGACTGGAAAAACAAGGATTTCCCGACGATGGAAAGCCGCCAGTCCGGGGAGCGAGGTTTGACTGGAAGGCAGACGAATTCCGCCCCCATGCGAAAAACGAGGGGGCGACTTCCGCCCTGAAATCCACGGGACTGACTTCCGTGGGAGGTGGGGGCTCCTATAGGCTCGGCGCCCTCCAATGGCTGGGTCGATGCGTCCCCCCGCGACGGACGATGTGCGCGGTCGGCAGATGGGCAATTACGAGGTGCTCTGCCGCCTGTCCGCCGGTGGCATGGCCGAAATCTTCCTCGCGTCCAAGCGCGGCCTGGCGGGCTTCCACAAGCCGGTGGTGCTCAAGAAGATCCTCCCGGACATCCAGGGCCAGGAGGAGTTCGTCCAGATGTTCCTGGACGAGGCGCGCATCACCGCGGCGCTCAACCACCCGAACATCGCCCAGGTGTTCGACCTGGACGTGGAGGGGGACGAGCTGTTCCTGGCCATGGAGTTCGTGCCCGGGGCCACGCTCCTGGAGGTGGCGCGCGCCTGCCTGAGCAGCCGGGAGATGATGCCGGTGGGGCTGGGCCTGGCGTCCGTGCGCGACACGGCGCTGGCGCTGCACTACGCGCACACCTTCACGGACGCGCTGGGCCAGCCCTCGCCCGTCATCCACCGGGACGTGGCCGAGAAGAACATCATGGTGACGTACGAGGGCGTCACCAAGCTGCTCGACTTCGGCATCGCCAAGAGCCTCATGGAGGTCAGCCGCACCCAGGTGGGCATGGTGAAGGGGACCAGCGGCTACATGTCCCCCGAGCAGATCCTCGGCGAGCCCCTGGACGCCCGGAGCGACCTGTTCAGCCTGGGCGTGGTGCTGCACGAGTGCATCACCGGCCGGCGGCTGTTTCCCGGCAAGGCGCCCGCGGCGGTCGTCAACGCGGTGCTCAAGAACCCCATCCCCGAGCCCTCGCGCCTCAACAAGGAGATTCCCCCGGAGCTGGACGCCATCGTGCTCAAGGCGCTCGCGCGCCGGCGCGAGGAGCGCTACGCCACCACGCTGGAGTTCGCCCGCGAGTTGGAGCGCGCCGTGGGCCCCCTCATCTGGTTGCCCGAGCAGAGCGGGGAGCTGCTGCGGAAGCTGTTCGCCGAGCGGCGCGAGCAGACGCGCCAGGTGCTCGCGGCCCGGCGCGCTCCCACGAGCGAGCTGAAGCTCGCGCCGTCCGCGGCGGAGCGTGAGCCCGCGCCGCCGCCCGCGCCGCGCCTGCCCACCATCTCCGCCACCCCCGCCCAGGCCCCGCGCGAGTCCGTGTCCGAGTCCACCGACATCGTCCCCTACTCGCCCATCGCCCGGCCTCCCGCCGCGCCCGTGTCGGCCGAGTCGCCCCGGACGGTGTCCTCGCGCGCCGTGCCGCGTCCGCCGCCCCCGCCGGAGCCCACCCGCAACGGGCCGCCCGCCGAGCCGCCCCAGGCGACCGTGGCGAGTCCCGTGCGCGCGCGCACCGCCAGCCGGGTCGAAGTGCCCTCGCGCCCCGAAGCGCCCTCGCGCCCCGAAGCGCCCTCCCGGGTGGAGGAGGAGGACAGCGAGCCGGAGATCCGCACGGCCATCATCCGCCCGCGCCGCGCCACCCCCATGCCCGAGCGCGCGTCCCCGCCGGAGCCCCCGTCCACCCGGCAGACCCGCCGCCCGGCCCCGCCGCCACGCGCGCCCTCCCGGCCCGCGGACGAGGATCCCGGCGAGCGCACCGAGCCCGTGCAGTCCCGGGCCCCGGGGCGGGGGCGTCCCGCGCCGATGGAGCCCGAGGACGAGTCCCCGGACTACCCCACCCGGCCCGGTCTCCCGTCGCTCGAGCGGACCCTCCTGCAAGAGGACCCCGAGGACGCGCTGCAGACCTCCGGCACCTACGCCATCGCGCCCCCACCGCGCCGCTCCTGGCTGCCACGCGTGCTCGTGGTGGGGGTGATGCTCGCGATCGTGGGCGCCGCGGGCTTCTTCCTGCTGAGCGCCGAGCCGCAAGAGGTGACCGCCCCCCCGGCGCCGACCCCTCCCCTCCGGCCCCGCGCCACCAAGGCCCCGGCGCCGACGCCTCCCGCTCCGACGCCTCCCTCGCCGGCCCCCCCGGCGCCGGCCCCGGCGACGCCGCCCCCCGAGACCGGCGCCGCGGCTCCAGTCGAGGCTCCAGTCGAGGCTCCGGCCGAGAGCGCCCCGACCGGGACCGCTCCCGCCGACCCGTCCGCCGCGGAGGCCCCGCGCGCCAAGGCGGCCCCCCGCGCGCGCAAGGACGCCCCGGCCGAGGCCGCCGCCCCGATCGAGGAGGCCCCGAAGGCCGCGCCCACGGGCGCCACCGGCACGCTCACCCTCAAGACGACGCCCTATGCGCGCGTGTTCCTGGGCAGCCGCGAGGTGGAGTCGGGCACGCCCCTCTTCAACTACGCCCTGCCCGCGGGCCAGCACACCCTGCGGCTGGTCGACCGGGACACCAAGCAGGCCTACAAGCTGG includes:
- a CDS encoding kelch repeat-containing protein, yielding MDTKRIIHGSIRGGLMALALVGCGRTGAEEPRSQALADQALANRCEATPPPGAPFQPELEWAWTGGGVFPNHTNVIMTPVVVDTNGDGVPDVVFNSYEGENFTSKGILRAIDGATGRELWAVTDPAHRVRGVSNIAAGDIDGDGRVEICTVHESGQALLCFEHDGTFKFRTSQPGNNWGGPSLADLDGDGQVEILNGHAVFSATGMLKWLGVDGAGGPTTGPISFATDIDGDGVLEVVNGRSIYRADGRLKCSNPFVGHGLAGVGDFDGDPAGEVVVVWSGFVSLMDDDCALLWTVPIPGGGVGGAPTIADMDGDGSPEVGVSGTDRYTVFTAQGQVKWTSPTRDHSSSRTSSAAFDFDGDGKAEVVYADEQRLRIHDGTTGAVRMEVPHSSCTSYENPVVADVDGDGNAELLVAQNTTCGLGDHAGLRLYRERRDRWVNTRGLWNQHAYSVVHINDDGTLPVRPVSPWLRGFNAFRANSQGAPGLSPLAAPDVMMVEGVKSSCDPTTLGLTLSAWVRNVGDAATSAGLPVAFYQGDPDAGGTLLGTGTVATRLLPGAEARVETRLARVPGLRAKVWAVADDTGTGTGREHECEERNNTTVNEVSLQCAPSASALWTLTASMRRPRLQHTATRLADGRVLVTGGFDASSELYDPVARTWAPTGATLTPHRGHTATRLADGTVLLVGGGQEAFTLVHAELYTPASGTWKATASPRALRYHHTATRLADGRVLVTGGLSGEYGGAPLAAAELYDPATQTWSPAGEAGTPRGHHTASPLADGTVLLVGGVDAAGRALASAELYDPATGRFTPVPGPRLGRAHHTATVLPDGRVLVVGGTELGASGPSLTELYDPASRAWAPAGASRTARRDHVAHVLPTGRVLVTGGYHESAGILTASELYEPARGLWSDTAPLHVDRYQPAAVPLEDGTVLVVGGVSNASPASAEFYTP
- a CDS encoding serine/threonine-protein kinase, which translates into the protein MRPPATDDVRGRQMGNYEVLCRLSAGGMAEIFLASKRGLAGFHKPVVLKKILPDIQGQEEFVQMFLDEARITAALNHPNIAQVFDLDVEGDELFLAMEFVPGATLLEVARACLSSREMMPVGLGLASVRDTALALHYAHTFTDALGQPSPVIHRDVAEKNIMVTYEGVTKLLDFGIAKSLMEVSRTQVGMVKGTSGYMSPEQILGEPLDARSDLFSLGVVLHECITGRRLFPGKAPAAVVNAVLKNPIPEPSRLNKEIPPELDAIVLKALARRREERYATTLEFARELERAVGPLIWLPEQSGELLRKLFAERREQTRQVLAARRAPTSELKLAPSAAEREPAPPPAPRLPTISATPAQAPRESVSESTDIVPYSPIARPPAAPVSAESPRTVSSRAVPRPPPPPEPTRNGPPAEPPQATVASPVRARTASRVEVPSRPEAPSRPEAPSRVEEEDSEPEIRTAIIRPRRATPMPERASPPEPPSTRQTRRPAPPPRAPSRPADEDPGERTEPVQSRAPGRGRPAPMEPEDESPDYPTRPGLPSLERTLLQEDPEDALQTSGTYAIAPPPRRSWLPRVLVVGVMLAIVGAAGFFLLSAEPQEVTAPPAPTPPLRPRATKAPAPTPPAPTPPSPAPPAPAPATPPPETGAAAPVEAPVEAPAESAPTGTAPADPSAAEAPRAKAAPRARKDAPAEAAAPIEEAPKAAPTGATGTLTLKTTPYARVFLGSREVESGTPLFNYALPAGQHTLRLVDRDTKQAYKLVVDITEGELTERKVALDTLPRY
- a CDS encoding MDR family MFS transporter; this translates as MRTTHRPLTTLALALCLFMAALEMTVISTAMPTVVSDLGGLHHYAWVFTAYMLASTITVPLYGKLADLHGRKPILLFGIGLFLVGSIASGLATSMSMLIAFRVLQGLGAGAMQPVSLTIIGDIYTLEQRARVQGAFSAVWGIAGLIGPLTGGLIVKYLTWHWIFFINVPIGLGAAALLVSRFHESITPTKRAIDIPGALLLSATVVALLFGVQGLGLNLLALPVALVFLAVFVRVEQHAVEPILPLSLFRIRAIAVSSTAGALFSAAQFGATTYVPLYVQGVLGGSPTLAGGMITPMIVGWPLASLVAGKLILKTGFRPLIVSGLGMSAVGTTLMALLLKPGASILVPQLAMGLFGMGLGFASTALLIAVQTSVGWELRGVATASNMFFRTIGGAVGVGLMGGVMVHALLRDARIPASAANDLLGPEHGRGLAPEVLRSLGDSLGSGLAINFWLICASAVLAFGAGLFFPRTRNTTLPVPPPPDVMASH
- a CDS encoding PilZ domain-containing protein; the encoded protein is MATKKAERMRARESVLGYRMSAGLAAVASVEGEVLPAGRLVQLSPEHLTVCLQKPTALRPGQRANVMLGVGREATCLRAEVVNVHVPTAPEALPELSLRFVAPPLAQGRHIVSMLEGWRDQGQLETPHASPIWKEHITRPDRIGRIFEALTARRCRGMARSEAGDVELSAALFDKYDGRVAWEVRGGVLPPRPFMLEVFGFSSVMHFPVHEAHYDDGLWSVPMPRELVRYRHRRLRRAAAWGGCVARFAHPLWPQVRVERELMDISYEGLSFATEPGEDLLYPGLVLPELEVSLPGGRPVRLKGEVRNISGTASLRRCGMKVEAREEDTADWRALVEELSHPNTRVAGAWDKGTWNLFERSGYFRLSGKSPEDFKRMQDEYREAHARLHRRPRVGYRVVRPIPGSETVEASLSWLKPYSGSWMAHHLARHQPPDERCRGTAREALRDIYLRGFEPAQTDPEVKWFLAYCEANVRWVRFTALDFAEWYQHTGQACVLPFRLMEADARKDWHVPEGFRLEEATAEDLRAMFERLERTRPQAYREALDLVPERLDLARLKGQWSEARLERERRVLVARKDGRAIAVGVMESAHAGLNLFHVLNGLRIIPLEDAGSPEAQDAMLALLAGAAAWYRARGLDAFIHYAEEKATGYTERAGLRDLGEGRIWVLSAQLLPDFIEHLCEATTPRTGE
- a CDS encoding TetR/AcrR family transcriptional regulator, which encodes MADVSGEDSRRRALLDTAMGVFVRHGYRKTSMDEVARAAQISRQGLYLHFSTKEELFRASIRQFLDSTLRTASAVLEDATLPLDTRLARALDEGYGRFAGKANPDALDLVEASHALLGTLVEEHEDLFAEALARALRASRGMSAYKPVGLTARQLADTLVVTATGLKHRVATRDEFIKGITVAVRALCLPLLEVS